A single Entelurus aequoreus isolate RoL-2023_Sb linkage group LG11, RoL_Eaeq_v1.1, whole genome shotgun sequence DNA region contains:
- the LOC133660508 gene encoding probable U3 small nucleolar RNA-associated protein 11, with protein sequence MSSFRKALKSRQRSHHEQSQPAFRKHLGLLQKKKDYKLRADDYHKKQNTLKALKKKALEKNPDEFYHNMVNSQIKRFDLSEHLNTVPELVDGAYNRPTVDTLRTKRFPRDIQPIHLVKLSKKQSLEYRLLSQRIDRESKLFVISQKIQAHKDLQDKTKKVKVKDETPGSAPIYKFDTKRKR encoded by the exons ATGTCGTCGTTCAGAAAAGCCTTAAAATCCCGACAGAGAAGCCACCATGAACAATCTCAG CCTGCCTTTAGGAAGCATTTGGGACTCCTGCAGAAGAAGAAAGACTACAAACTCCGTGCAGA TGACTACCACAAGAAGCAAAACACCCTCAAAGCCCTTAAGAAGAAGGCTCTGGAGAAGAATCCAGATGAGTTCTACCATAACATGGTCAACTCACAAATAAAG CGGTTTGACTTGTCCGAACACCTGAACACTGTCCCCGAGCTGGTGGATGGAGCGTACAACAGGCCGACAGTGGACACGCTGAGGACCAAGCGCTTTCCCAGAGACATACAGCCCATCCACCTCGTG AAACTGTCCAAGAAACAGTCCTTGGAGTACAGGCTTCTTTCCCAAAGGATCGACCGCGAAAGCAAATTGTTTGTCATCAGCCAGAAAATCCAGGCCCACAAGGACCTACAG GATAAAACcaagaaagtgaaagtaaaggacGAGACACCTGGTTCTGCTCCCATCTACAAGTTTGACACCAAGAGGAAACGCTGA